The bacterium DNA segment CCCGGCCCGTAGCCGCGGACCCGGGCCTCGGTCGTCTGCGCGAAGAGGTCGCGGATCAGGTCGAACGTCTTGGTGTAGGTTGCCGGGTTGCTGCGCGGCGTCCGTCCGATCGGTGACTGGTCTATCTCGATCACCTTGTCCACGTGCTCCAGCCCTTCGATGCGATCGTGCGCTCCGGGCCGGACGCGCGTGCCGTACAGGTGGCTGCTCAGCGCCCGGTACAGGATTTCGTCTATCAGCGTGGACTTGCCCGAACCCGAAACGCCGGTCACCGCCACGAACATCCCCAGCGGAACGCGGACGTCAACGCCCTTGAGGTTGTGCTGGCGCGCCCCCCGGATCACCAGGGCGTGGCCGGCCCCGGCCCGCCGCCGCTTTGGGATCGCGATGCTCCGCCGACCGGAAAGGTACTGTCCCGTCACCGAGTCGGGGTGCTTGGCCACGACCGCCGGCGGACCCGCCACCACGACGCGCCCGCCCTCGGCGCCGGCGCCAGGACCGATGTCCACCACCCAGTCGGCGGTGCGGATTGTCTCCTCATCGTGCTCGACAACAAGGATCGTATTCCCCAGGTCGCGGAGGCCCTGTAGGGTGTCCAGCAACCGGCGGTTGTCGCGCTGGTGCAGTCCGACGCTGGGCTCATCCAGGACGTAGAGCACCCCCATCAGGCCGCTGCCGATCTGCGTCGCCAGACGGATGCGCTGGGCCTCGCCGCCGGAAAGAGTGGTGGCCGTGCGATCCAGCGTCAGGTAGCCGAGTCCAACGTTGACCAGGAAGCCCAGGCGGGATCGGATCTCCTTCAAGATCTGGTGGGCTATCAGACGCTCGCGCTCCGAGAGGGACAACCCCGCGAAGAACTCCGCCGTCGCGCGTACGTCGAGGGCCGTGGTCTCGGCGATGGTGCGTCCGCCCACGCGCACGCTCAATGACTCGGGCTTCAGCCGGGTCCCTCGGCACGCGGGGCACGGCAGACTGGTCATGTACCGCTCGATTTCCTCGCGCACGTACTCGGAGTCGGTTTCCTTGTAGCGGCGCTCGAGTTGCCGGAGCACGCCCTCGAACCGCGTCTCGTAGGCGCGCAGCGCACCCCACTTGTTGTGGTAGCGCACGCGCAGCGGCTCGTCCGACCCGTGCAGCAGCACCTCCACGAACGCCTTGGGAAGGCGGCGCACCGGCGTCTTCATGTCCACCTTGAAGTGCGCGGCCAGCGAGATGAGCAGCTCCTGGTAGTAGTCACTGGTGGACGCCGCCCACGGCACCACGGCGCCGTCGAGCAGGCTCTTGCCGCGGTCGAGGACGAGGACCTCGTCCAGTTCCTGCCGGTAGCCCAATCCGGTGCAGGTGGCACAGGCGCCGTAAGGGCTGTTGAACGAGAAGACGCGCGGCTCGATCTCGGGCAGGCTAATCCCGCACTCGGGGCAGGCGAACTGCTGGCTGAAGAGCATCAAGCCGTCGCGCTGCACGTCCACGTACGCGATGCCCTGCCCGAGTTTCAGCGCCGTCTCGACCGAGTCCGCCAGCCGCGCGCGCACGTCGGGGTGGACGACCAGCCGGTCCACTACCACCTCGATGCTGTGCTTCCGGTTCTTGTCGAGCGGTATCTCTTCGGAGAGGTCGTAGGTCAACCCGTCGGCACGAACCCTCGCGAACCCCTGCCGCCGGAGATCGTCAAAGAGCTGACGGTACTCGCCCTTGCGGCCCCGGACGATCGGGCCCAGCACCTGCACCCGTGTGCCCTCGTCCAGCGCCAGGACCCGGTCCACGATCTGCTCGCGGGTCTGCCGGCTGATCAAGCGACCGCACTGCGGGCAGTGGGGTTGCCCGACGCGGGCGTACAGCAGCCGCAGGTAGTCGTAGATTTCGGTCACGGTGCCGACGGTCGAGCGTGGGTTGCGCGGGGCGCCCTTCTGGTCTATCGAAACCGCCGGCGACAGGCCTTCAATCCCGTCCACGTCGGGCTTCTCCATCAGGCCGAGGAACTGCCGCGCGTAGGCCGAAAGCGACTCGACGTACTTGCGCTGCCCCTCCGCGTAGATCGTGTCGAAGGCGAGCGACGACTTCCCCGAGCCGGAGATGCCGGTGAGTACCACCAGCCGGTCGCGTGGGATCTCGACGGTGACGTTCTTTAGGTTGTGCTCGCGGGCTCCGCGAACGACGATCCGGTCAATCGGCATGACGGCGTGCAGCCCTCCGTGCGGCCGGCGGCCTCGTCCCGCCGCGACCCCGGCCCCGCGCCCCGCCGCGCCCGGCAGGGGCGAAAAACGGCTCTCCAAGCCCCTTGCGCAGTTCGGAGATCTGGTCGCGCAGCGCCGCGGCCTTCTCGAACTGAAGTTCGGCCGCCGCGCGGCGCATCGCGCGCTCCAGCGCCTCCACGGTCTGCTCCAACTCGGCAGGCGAGAGCATCAGCAGCCGGGCCACGTCCCACGGTACCTTCGCCCGCTGCGTCTCGGCCAGCCGTATCAACTCCTCCGCGGTCAGGAGTTCGCTCGATGGCCGGTAGGTCTCGATCTCCTCGGCTACCTGCTGCAGGTCAATCATGTCGCGGATCGGCTTGGACACCGACGCCGGGGTGATCCCGTGCTCGGCGTTGTACCGAACCTGGACCTCGCGGCGGCGGTTGGTCTCGGCTATCGCCCGGCGCATTGAGTCGGTAACATCGTCGGCGTATAGAAGCACGCGCCCGTCGATGTGCCGCGCCGCCCGGCCCATGGTCTGTATCAGCGCGGTCTCGGATCGCAGGAAGCCTTCCCGGTCGGCGTCGAGGATCGCCACCAGCGAGACCTCGGGTAGGTCGAGCCCTTCCCTCAATAGATTTATGCCGACCAGAACGTCGTAGGCGCCGAGCCGCAGATCCTTCAGGATCTGCACGCGCTGGAGCGTGTCCACCTCAGAGTGCAGGTAGTGCACCTTGAATCCCAACTCCGCCAGGTATGCGCTCAGGTCCTCGGCCATGCGCTTCGTCAGCGTGGTCGCCAGAGTGCGATCGCCGCGCGCGACCTGGGTCTTGATCTCCCCGATCAGGTCGTCCACCTGCCCCTGCGCCGGGCGCACCTCGACGCGGGGATCCACCAGGCCGGTGGGCCGGACGACCTGCTCCACGACGCGCTGGCTCACTTCCATCTCGTATGGCCCGGGCGTGGCGGAGACGAACACCGCCTGGGGGATGAGCGCGTCGAACTCCTCCCAGGCAAGAGGCCGGTTGTCGCACGCCGACGGCAGGCGGAACCCGAACTCCACGAGGTTCCTCTTGCGCGAGCGGTCGCCCTCGAGCATCCCCCGCACCTGGGGCAGGGTCACGTGGCTCTCGTCCGCGAACAACAGAAGGTCGCGCGGGAAGTAGTCGATCAGGCAGCCCGGCCGCTCGCCCGGCGCGCGGCCGTCGAGGTGCCGCGAGTAGTTCTCGATCCCTGGGCAGGTGCCCGCCTCCCGCAGCAGCTCCATGTCGTAGCGTGTCCGGAACTCCAGGCGCTGGGCTTCCAGCAGCTTGCCCTTGGAGCGAAACCAGTCCAGCCGCTCCCCAAGCTCGGTCTCGATCAAAGCCAGCGCGCGCTCCAGGCGTTCCTCGGTGGTCACCCAGTGCCGGGCCGGCCACAGCGCGACCGCGTCCTTGTGCTCGAAGATCTCACCGGTCAGCGGGTCCAGATCGACGATCCGCTCGACCTCGTCGCCGTAGAGATCAATCCGCACGGCGCGGTCCTCGTACGCGGGGAAGACCTCAATGACGTCGCCCCGCACCCTGAACCTGCCGCGGGCGAAGTCAACGTCGTTGCGCTCGTATTGGATCTCCACCAAGCGGCGGACGATCTCGTCGCGCGACCGACGCTCGCCCTTCCGAACAAGGAGCATGACCTCCTTGTAGTCCTCGGGCCTGCCCAGGCCGTAGATGCACGAGACCGACGCGACCACGATCACGTCGCGCCGCTCCATCAGCGCCTTCGTCGAGGCATGGCGCAGCCGATCTATCTCCTCGTTGATGGACGCGTCCTTTGCGACGTAGAGATCGGTCTGCGGGACATAGGCTTCCGGCTGGTAGTAATCGTAGTACGAGACGAAGTATCGCACGGCGTTGTGGGGGAAGAAGTCGCGGAACTCACCGTAGAGCTGCGCGGCCAGCGTCTTGTTGTGGGCCAGTACCAGCGCCGGCCGGTTGATCTGCTCGATGACGCGGCCCATGCTGTAGGTCTTGCCGGACCCCGTCACGCCGAGCAGCGTCTGATACCGATGCCCGGCCCGAAGGCTCTCGCTGAGGGCAGCGATCGCCTGTGGCTGGTCGCCGCAGGGCGACATGTCGGTGACCATCTGGAAAGCGGGCATACAAATAGTATACCAAGGGGGGCGGGACTCGTTCCACGGTCCCTGTGACGCTGCAGCCGGATGCTGCGGCCGGAGGGAAGCGGCCTAGCCGCCCGGTCCTTCCACCTGCCGGCCTTCCGGCCAGACGATGACCAGCCGGGCCGGCTCGGACCTGACGCCCGCGGAGCTTACGGCCACGGCGGTGATGGTCACCCGGTCGCCGGGCCGCGGCGGTGGGGTCAGCCGGATGAGAACCTCCCAAGCGCCGGAGCTGGTTGGGGTTGTGCTGATCGGCCCAACCACCTCCGTGCGGCCGTCCACCCTGCCGCGTCCGTACTCCACGGTAACATGGACCCGCTCGGCCCCGGCCGCGGTCCCCCTGACCAGCAGGGGTGAAACAACGGCCTCTCCCGGCCGTGGCGCGACTATAACCGGCGGCGCGGATACGGCCGGCGGCGAAGGGCTCGGCGGAGAGACCACCGGCGGCGTAGGTCCAGGCGTAAGCGTGTGCGTGGGGCGCGGCGTAGGTCCAGGCGTGAGCGTGGGTGTGGGCCGCGGCGTGGGCGGCGGAGGGGGCGGCGTCCTGGGCAGCTCGACTGCGAACGTCCAGCTCGTGGTGGACTCGTTGCGGGCAAAGTCGGCAATCCGCGCCTGCACCCGGTTCTGCCCGATGGGAAGCGGCTCGGCAGGCGTGTACTGGGCGCCGGTCTCGGTGATCGCCACCCGGCGTACCTCGCGACCGTTCACCCACAGCCGCAGGCTGCCCTGGTCTATGCCGGCCGGGCCACGGTCGGCCAGCCCCAGGACTATCATCGGCTGACGCTCAGCCACCACGGCACCAGGTTCGGGTATGCGCCTTGTGAACTCTGGAGGCAGGCCGTCAACCGTTACAGGGTCTCCGGCCCGCGAGGTCTCGCTCCCTGCCAGTCTAAGGTAAGCGGTAACGGCCGCCTGCAGCGCGGCCTCGCCGGCCCGCACCGTGTAGCGGCCGGTGTAGATCCCTGACGGACCTTCGGCCATGGACACATCGCGCTCGAGGCGGCCGACGTCAAACCGTGCGGTCCCCCCGGGTGTGCCCCGCAGGGTCACGACGAGCGTGGCCCCCACGCCCAGCGGACCGCGGTCGCTAACGGACACCCCGTCAATTCTCGGCGGGGGTGCGGGTCCAGGCGTGAGCGTGGGCGTGGGCCGCGGCGTGGGCGGCGGAGGGGGCGGCGTCCTGGTCAGCTCGACGGTGAACGTCCAGCTCGTGGTGGACTCGTTGCGGGCATAATCGGCAATCCGCGCCTGCACCTGATTCCGGCCGAAGGGAAGCGGCTCGGCAGGCGTGTACTGGGCGCTGGTCTCGGTGATCTCCACGCGGTGTACCTCGCGGCCGTTTACCCACAGCCGCAGGCTGCCCTGGTCTATGCCGGCCGGGCCGCGATCGGCCAGCCCCAAGATTATCATTGGCTGACGCTCAGCCACCACGGCACCGGGCTCGGGTATGCGACGTGTGAACTCTGGGGGCAGGCCGTCAACCGCTACCGGGTTTCCGGCCCGCGAGGTCTCGCTCCCTGCCAGTCTAAGGTGAGCGGTAACAGCCGCCTGCAGCGCGGCCTCGCCGGCCCGCACCGTGTAGCGGCCGGTGTATATCCCCGACGGACCTTCAGCCATGGACACACCGCGCTCCAGGCGGCCGACGTCAAACCATGCGGTCCCCCCGGGCGTGCCCCGCAGGGTCACGATGAGCGTGGCCCCCACGCCCAGCGGACCGCGGTCGCTAACGGACACCCCGTCAATTCTCGGCGGGGATGGGTAGACCGGTGGGAGGCGCGGAGGAGGAACCGGGTAGACCGGAGGGATGTATGGCGACGGGGTCGGCGTGCGGGCGCGGATCTCCCACACATCACCTGTCTGCGGGTTGATCCTGAGGTATACCTCCATCCCCTGGCGCAGCAGGTCCCGGGCCGTCTCGCGGCCGTCCAGGAAGAACGTGGCTTCGTCGGCGACCCTGAGGGTCTGCCCGTCGGTCAGCACCAGCACTCGTTGCCCCAGGCCCTCCAGGCGGCCGGAGAGTCCACGGTGGGATGCCCGCACCGACACCGCCAGCCCTGTCGGATCCGCGGTCACGCGAACAAGGTCACCGCGCCGTATCTGATCCAGCGATGTCGCGCCGCCGCGGCCGGTGGACACCTCGGTGAGAAAGACGCCGGTGGCCGCGGTCACCGCGAACCTCCAGAGGAGCCCGTCTGCGCTTACGTACAGGCGTGCCGGCACCGTGTGCAGGTCCACCTGTGCCACCGTGCCGTCCACCACGGTCAGCGCCGGCTGCGGCGTGGGAGGTATGATCGGCAACGGCCTGATCGGCTCCGGGGTTCCTGCCGGAGGCGGCGCGGGCACCCAGGGAGGGACCGGCGCAGGCCGGGGCGCAGGGGCCGGAGGCAGTGCGGCGGGACGCTGCGATGTCACGTAGACGACGCGTCCCACCGAATCCCAATTCACGCCCGCCCCGAGCGCCTCGCCCACGAATCGCAGGGGCACAAGCGTGCGGCCTCCGAGGACCACAGGCGGCACATCGAGCATAACCTGGCGTCCATCCACCAGGGCATAACGGTTCCCCAGCTGCAGCACCACGACCGTCGCGCCGTGGCGCGCCACCACGCGGCCGGGGTCCGGATGCCATTCGACCTGAGCACCCAACCGCTCGAATACCCCGCGCAGGGGAATCAACAGCCGGCCGGCAATCACAGCCGGCGGCCGGTCGAAGGCGACGACCTGGCCGTCCACAACAACCCTGACCGCCTGTGCCCCAACCGCCTGCGCGGCGACCGGGCGCGGCAGCACGGCCCCTACCATCATGACAAGCACGATTGCCATCATGCGCAGGGCCACTGTGTCTCCTCCGAAGCTGAGTCTAAACCTTAATACGGAGGTTGCGCCTTAGAGGTTCGCTCGGGCCACGAGCCCGCGCGCCAGGCGTGCTAGGCGTGCTGGGCGTGCCGAGCCTGCCAGGCCTGCCAGAGTGCCTCGACCTGCCGGCGGGTGGCCTCCGGGGAGCCGTTGTTGTCCACGACCCAGGTGGCCAGGGGAACCTTTTCCCCAAGCGGCCGCTGCGAGCGCAGTCGCTGCCGGGCGGCTTCCTCGGTGATGCCGTCGCGGGCCGCGAGGCGGGCGATCTGCGTGGCCTCGTCCACCTTGACAACGACCGTGCCGTCCAGCGCGAAGGCCTCGGCCGGCGCCACATCCAGCAGCAGTGGAATGTCCACCACGATCGTGGCCCCAGGACGCGCAGATCGCACGGCCTCAATCTCCTCCTCGATGCGACGGCGGATGTGCGGATGCGTGATCGTGTTCAGCCGCGCGCGGGCATCCGGATCGCTGAAGACCAGCGCCGCCAGCGCCTTGCGGTCGAGGGTGCCGTCGGCGGCCAGCGCGCGCGGGCCAAAGGCCCCGGCGATCTCGCGGAGGGCATCGGTGCCCGGTGCGACCACCTCCCGGGCGATCGCATCCGCGTCAATAACGTGCGCGCCCATCTCGCGGAGAAGCCCGGCCACCAGGCTCTTGCCGCTGGCGATCCCGCCGGTGAGCCCGATGATCCTCACGACGTTACCGGCTGCATCTCGGCCCAGTTCGGGCCTGCCTTGGCCTCGGCAACCAGCGGCACCGACAGCGGGAACGCCGCCTCCATCACGGCCCGGACCTGTTCCGCGACCGGCACCGAGACGGCCTCGGGCACCTCAAACAGCAGCTCGTCGTGAATCTGCAGGGTCATGCGCGCGCCGGGGAACGCCGGCAACACCTGCCTGACGATCCCCAGCATCGCCAGCTTGATGATGTCGGCGCTGGATCCTTGGATCGGCGTGTTGATCGCCACCCGCTCCGCGGCCTCGCGCACCGCGCGGTTGCGGCTCTGCAGGTCGGGCAGGTAGCGGCGGCGGTTCAGCACCGTCGTAACGAAACCGTCCCGGCGCGCCTCCTCCACAATGCGCAGCATGTACTCCCGCACCTTGGGGAACCGAGCGTAGTAGAGACCAATGAAGCTGCGCGCCTCCTCGCGGGGGATGCCGAGCTGGCCGGCCAGGCCGTGCTCGCTCATGCCGTAGGCGACGCCGAACACGATCGCCTTGGCGCGACGCC contains these protein-coding regions:
- a CDS encoding copper amine oxidase N-terminal domain-containing protein; the protein is MALRMMAIVLVMMVGAVLPRPVAAQAVGAQAVRVVVDGQVVAFDRPPAVIAGRLLIPLRGVFERLGAQVEWHPDPGRVVARHGATVVVLQLGNRYALVDGRQVMLDVPPVVLGGRTLVPLRFVGEALGAGVNWDSVGRVVYVTSQRPAALPPAPAPRPAPVPPWVPAPPPAGTPEPIRPLPIIPPTPQPALTVVDGTVAQVDLHTVPARLYVSADGLLWRFAVTAATGVFLTEVSTGRGGATSLDQIRRGDLVRVTADPTGLAVSVRASHRGLSGRLEGLGQRVLVLTDGQTLRVADEATFFLDGRETARDLLRQGMEVYLRINPQTGDVWEIRARTPTPSPYIPPVYPVPPPRLPPVYPSPPRIDGVSVSDRGPLGVGATLIVTLRGTPGGTAWFDVGRLERGVSMAEGPSGIYTGRYTVRAGEAALQAAVTAHLRLAGSETSRAGNPVAVDGLPPEFTRRIPEPGAVVAERQPMIILGLADRGPAGIDQGSLRLWVNGREVHRVEITETSAQYTPAEPLPFGRNQVQARIADYARNESTTSWTFTVELTRTPPPPPPTPRPTPTLTPGPAPPPRIDGVSVSDRGPLGVGATLVVTLRGTPGGTARFDVGRLERDVSMAEGPSGIYTGRYTVRAGEAALQAAVTAYLRLAGSETSRAGDPVTVDGLPPEFTRRIPEPGAVVAERQPMIVLGLADRGPAGIDQGSLRLWVNGREVRRVAITETGAQYTPAEPLPIGQNRVQARIADFARNESTTSWTFAVELPRTPPPPPPTPRPTPTLTPGPTPRPTHTLTPGPTPPVVSPPSPSPPAVSAPPVIVAPRPGEAVVSPLLVRGTAAGAERVHVTVEYGRGRVDGRTEVVGPISTTPTSSGAWEVLIRLTPPPRPGDRVTITAVAVSSAGVRSEPARLVIVWPEGRQVEGPGG
- the uvrA gene encoding excinuclease ABC subunit UvrA, producing the protein MPIDRIVVRGAREHNLKNVTVEIPRDRLVVLTGISGSGKSSLAFDTIYAEGQRKYVESLSAYARQFLGLMEKPDVDGIEGLSPAVSIDQKGAPRNPRSTVGTVTEIYDYLRLLYARVGQPHCPQCGRLISRQTREQIVDRVLALDEGTRVQVLGPIVRGRKGEYRQLFDDLRRQGFARVRADGLTYDLSEEIPLDKNRKHSIEVVVDRLVVHPDVRARLADSVETALKLGQGIAYVDVQRDGLMLFSQQFACPECGISLPEIEPRVFSFNSPYGACATCTGLGYRQELDEVLVLDRGKSLLDGAVVPWAASTSDYYQELLISLAAHFKVDMKTPVRRLPKAFVEVLLHGSDEPLRVRYHNKWGALRAYETRFEGVLRQLERRYKETDSEYVREEIERYMTSLPCPACRGTRLKPESLSVRVGGRTIAETTALDVRATAEFFAGLSLSERERLIAHQILKEIRSRLGFLVNVGLGYLTLDRTATTLSGGEAQRIRLATQIGSGLMGVLYVLDEPSVGLHQRDNRRLLDTLQGLRDLGNTILVVEHDEETIRTADWVVDIGPGAGAEGGRVVVAGPPAVVAKHPDSVTGQYLSGRRSIAIPKRRRAGAGHALVIRGARQHNLKGVDVRVPLGMFVAVTGVSGSGKSTLIDEILYRALSSHLYGTRVRPGAHDRIEGLEHVDKVIEIDQSPIGRTPRSNPATYTKTFDLIRDLFAQTTEARVRGYGPGRFSFNVRGGRCEGCEGDGIVRIEMHFLPDVYVPCEVCKGSRYNRETLEVTYRGRTVSGVLDLTVSEALVFFEAIPRIRRKLQTLEDVGLGYIKLGQPATTLSGGEAQRVKLATELSRRDTGQTLYILDEPTVGLHFADVERMLGVLHRLVDVGNTVVVIEHNLDVIKTADWIIDLGPEGGEGGGEVVAEGPPEAVSRVAASHTGRFMRRVLGNRPVPARSRARR
- the uvrB gene encoding excinuclease ABC subunit UvrB encodes the protein MPAFQMVTDMSPCGDQPQAIAALSESLRAGHRYQTLLGVTGSGKTYSMGRVIEQINRPALVLAHNKTLAAQLYGEFRDFFPHNAVRYFVSYYDYYQPEAYVPQTDLYVAKDASINEEIDRLRHASTKALMERRDVIVVASVSCIYGLGRPEDYKEVMLLVRKGERRSRDEIVRRLVEIQYERNDVDFARGRFRVRGDVIEVFPAYEDRAVRIDLYGDEVERIVDLDPLTGEIFEHKDAVALWPARHWVTTEERLERALALIETELGERLDWFRSKGKLLEAQRLEFRTRYDMELLREAGTCPGIENYSRHLDGRAPGERPGCLIDYFPRDLLLFADESHVTLPQVRGMLEGDRSRKRNLVEFGFRLPSACDNRPLAWEEFDALIPQAVFVSATPGPYEMEVSQRVVEQVVRPTGLVDPRVEVRPAQGQVDDLIGEIKTQVARGDRTLATTLTKRMAEDLSAYLAELGFKVHYLHSEVDTLQRVQILKDLRLGAYDVLVGINLLREGLDLPEVSLVAILDADREGFLRSETALIQTMGRAARHIDGRVLLYADDVTDSMRRAIAETNRRREVQVRYNAEHGITPASVSKPIRDMIDLQQVAEEIETYRPSSELLTAEELIRLAETQRAKVPWDVARLLMLSPAELEQTVEALERAMRRAAAELQFEKAAALRDQISELRKGLGEPFFAPAGRGGARGRGRGGTRPPAARRAARRHAD
- the coaE gene encoding dephospho-CoA kinase (Dephospho-CoA kinase (CoaE) performs the final step in coenzyme A biosynthesis.) → MRIIGLTGGIASGKSLVAGLLREMGAHVIDADAIAREVVAPGTDALREIAGAFGPRALAADGTLDRKALAALVFSDPDARARLNTITHPHIRRRIEEEIEAVRSARPGATIVVDIPLLLDVAPAEAFALDGTVVVKVDEATQIARLAARDGITEEAARQRLRSQRPLGEKVPLATWVVDNNGSPEATRRQVEALWQAWQARHAQHA